CTTGAAGCCCTGGAGCTCGATGACTACGGCGCGCTTCCGGACCCGGTCTACCTTCTCGGCTTTGTCCGGGCCTACGCCAACTATCTCGGCCTCGACGGCGACCGGCTCGCCGAGGAGGTCAAACGCCGCCGGGCGCGCCGCCGCGACCAGCGACAGAACAACCTCGGAAACCTTCGTCGCGGTCGTCTTGAACGCCACACGGTAACGCCCGGCGGCGTCTCCGGGGCGCGCAGAACGCTCGTCAGCCCGTCTACGCTTCTCACCGTGCTGGTCTCTCTCGCCGTCGTCGCCCTTATCATCGGGCTCCTCTACTACGTCGGGACCGGCTCCAGCCTGTAAACCCGCCTCACGGCATCTGACGCCTCACGGCATCTGACCCTTGGGCGAGGTGCCCGAGGTCGGTATAATCACCCGGGAACCGGTAGAACCGCCGAACGTCGGTCGGGGAACGGTTTGAACCATCCAAAAGACTTTCAGGCGAAAAGAAAAACCCGATACCTCTGGAGGGATCGAATGGACAACAAGAACAAGGCCATAGACGCCGCCTTCTCTCAGATCGAGAAGAAGTTCGGCAAGGGCGCCATCATGCGAATGGGCGACCGGCAGGCGATGAAGATCCCCTCCATCTCGACCGGCTCCATAGCCCTCGACCTCGCGCTCGGCATCGGCGGTGTCCCGCGAGGCCGGATAGTCGAGATCTACGGCCCCGAGTCGAGCGGTAAGACGACCCTTGCCCTGCACGTTATCGCCGAAGCTCAGCGCGCCGGGGGG
This sequence is a window from Rubrobacter indicoceani. Protein-coding genes within it:
- a CDS encoding helix-turn-helix domain-containing protein; the encoded protein is MKDGADREHTLEERDQFVPDPAERTENELLEDYPWRREGFPENSGMEDLKIGAILTRAREERGMTFEEASQATKIRKRYLEALELDDYGALPDPVYLLGFVRAYANYLGLDGDRLAEEVKRRRARRRDQRQNNLGNLRRGRLERHTVTPGGVSGARRTLVSPSTLLTVLVSLAVVALIIGLLYYVGTGSSL